A window from Aliamphritea hakodatensis encodes these proteins:
- the nadB gene encoding L-aspartate oxidase has product MGKEFQYDVLIIGSGAAGLGLALQLPEQQRIAVLSKADLTSGSTYQAQGGIAAVMDNTDTPQAHIDDTITAGVNLSRPEAVSFTVEQGKNSIDWLIGQGVPFTQHDGEYHLTKEGGHSHRRIIHSADATGQAIQQTLIQRARESENIDLVEDCIAVDLITRRKLNLASNACIGAYVLNNKTEKVDVFKARAVVLATGGASKAYLYTSNSDGASGDGIAIAWRAGCRVSNLEFNQFHPTCLYHPQAKSFLITEAVRGEGGKLLLPDGRRFMDKFDPRGELAPRDIVARAIDHEMKRLGSDCLFLDISHKPASFIKEHFPTIYERCLSYGIDITRQPIPVVPAAHYTCGGIMTDKHGRTDIEGLYAVGETAFTGLHGANRLASNSLLECIVYASSAARHISKNLNTDSVIPDVPGWDESQVTDSDEDVIIAHNWDELRRFMWDYVGIVRTDKRLQRAKHRVDLLQQEITDYYSNYKISRDLLELRNLAVVADLIIRCAMLRKESRGLHYTLDYPATHAEPRDSILTPINYDW; this is encoded by the coding sequence ATGGGTAAAGAATTTCAGTACGACGTTTTAATTATTGGCAGCGGTGCTGCAGGTCTGGGCCTTGCACTGCAATTGCCCGAACAACAGCGAATTGCCGTACTGAGCAAAGCCGATCTTACCAGCGGCTCAACCTATCAGGCACAGGGCGGCATCGCAGCCGTAATGGACAACACAGACACTCCGCAGGCGCATATAGACGACACAATAACAGCCGGTGTTAACCTGAGCCGGCCGGAGGCCGTCAGCTTCACGGTCGAACAGGGTAAGAACAGCATCGACTGGCTAATTGGCCAAGGCGTACCTTTTACCCAGCATGACGGTGAATATCATCTGACGAAGGAAGGCGGTCACAGCCACCGGCGGATTATTCACTCTGCAGATGCAACCGGCCAGGCAATTCAGCAAACCCTGATCCAGCGGGCCAGGGAAAGTGAGAACATTGACCTGGTTGAGGACTGTATCGCTGTTGACCTGATTACCCGGCGCAAGCTGAATCTGGCCAGTAACGCCTGTATTGGTGCGTATGTCCTCAATAACAAGACTGAGAAGGTCGATGTATTCAAAGCCCGGGCGGTTGTGCTGGCCACCGGCGGTGCCAGTAAAGCTTACCTTTATACCAGCAACTCCGACGGTGCCTCCGGTGATGGCATTGCTATCGCCTGGCGGGCGGGCTGCCGGGTCAGCAACCTTGAATTCAATCAGTTTCATCCAACCTGCCTGTACCACCCTCAGGCCAAATCATTTCTGATTACCGAAGCGGTGCGGGGAGAAGGTGGAAAACTGCTGTTACCTGATGGCAGACGTTTTATGGACAAGTTCGATCCCCGCGGAGAACTTGCCCCCCGGGATATCGTCGCCAGAGCCATTGACCACGAGATGAAACGTCTTGGTTCCGACTGCCTGTTTCTTGATATCTCCCATAAACCGGCAAGTTTTATCAAAGAACATTTCCCCACGATTTACGAACGGTGCCTGAGTTACGGCATTGATATTACCCGCCAGCCGATCCCGGTAGTACCTGCTGCACATTACACCTGCGGCGGCATTATGACGGACAAACACGGCCGTACCGACATAGAAGGCCTGTACGCCGTGGGCGAAACGGCATTTACCGGACTTCACGGGGCCAACCGGTTAGCAAGCAATTCATTACTGGAATGTATCGTTTACGCATCGTCCGCCGCCCGACATATCAGCAAAAACCTCAACACGGACTCGGTCATTCCCGACGTGCCCGGCTGGGATGAATCTCAGGTAACGGATTCTGACGAAGATGTAATTATCGCCCACAACTGGGATGAACTGCGCCGTTTCATGTGGGATTACGTCGGCATAGTCCGTACCGACAAACGTTTGCAGCGCGCCAAACACAGGGTTGACCTGCTACAGCAGGAAATTACTGACTATTACAGTAATTATAAAATCAGCCGCGACTTACTGGAATTAAGAAATCTGGCGGTCGTGGCAGATCTGATTATCCGCTGTGCAATGCTTCGCAAAGAAAGTCGCGGGCTGCATTACACGCTGGACTATCCGGCGACACATGCAGAACCCCGCGACAGTATTCTTACACCGATTAACTATGACTGGTAA
- the rpoE gene encoding RNA polymerase sigma factor RpoE yields MSSESQASVDQRLVERVQAGDKTAFDLLVKKYQHKIIGLIGRYVYDHHEAMDVSQEAFIKAYRALPKFRGDSAFYTWLYRIAINTAKNHLVAKGRRPPDMDVDVDDAHQLESGRGLRDIENPENNLYRDELSQVVRKTLDKLPEDLRAALSLREFEGLSYEDIANIMDCPVGTVRSRIFRAREAIDKEIAPFIQ; encoded by the coding sequence ATGTCTAGCGAAAGCCAAGCATCGGTTGATCAGAGGTTGGTTGAGCGGGTTCAAGCGGGTGACAAGACCGCCTTTGATTTATTGGTAAAAAAGTACCAGCACAAGATCATTGGTCTCATTGGCCGGTATGTATATGACCACCATGAGGCGATGGATGTTTCTCAGGAAGCATTTATTAAGGCGTACCGGGCGTTGCCAAAGTTTCGCGGCGACAGTGCGTTTTATACCTGGCTATACCGTATAGCAATCAATACGGCCAAGAATCATCTTGTGGCTAAAGGCCGGCGGCCACCTGATATGGATGTGGACGTGGATGATGCACATCAGTTAGAGAGTGGCCGGGGATTAAGAGATATTGAGAATCCGGAAAACAACTTATACCGCGATGAGTTGTCACAAGTGGTAAGAAAGACATTAGATAAGCTTCCTGAAGACCTGCGAGCGGCTTTATCGTTACGTGAGTTTGAAGGGCTCAGTTATGAAGATATCGCGAATATTATGGATTGTCCGGTGGGCACCGTCCGTTCCAGAATATTCCGGGCACGTGAAGCAATCGATAAAGAAATTGCTCCGTTTATACAATAA
- a CDS encoding MucB/RseB C-terminal domain-containing protein, whose product MSDHQQETISALMDNEVSELELRSLLKRLPEDQKSGEKWQRYHLASSVMKQDESPVVMDISSAVMAAVDDEPTYTMKPGEDSSATRTIGWREYLLKPVASMAMAASVTAVVILGAQQYGGVPAGEGLAQSTPNTGFILPNTPVSADVLPAQYGDRTAETAEGEPDVIRLNQSLTKYIKQHETLVAAEASSWQPNWVPEGYSPVKNGRTSTAEVAVFSNGKNAFTVCVEELKQQASLEGVTRVGDVVAVGKTQDDRFITVVGDVPLTVADRIANSVKAKD is encoded by the coding sequence ATGAGTGATCATCAGCAAGAGACTATCTCAGCTCTGATGGATAATGAAGTCAGTGAGTTAGAGTTAAGAAGTCTGCTAAAACGGCTGCCTGAAGATCAGAAGTCCGGCGAAAAATGGCAACGGTATCATCTGGCCAGTTCTGTTATGAAACAGGATGAGTCTCCGGTAGTGATGGATATCAGCAGCGCTGTCATGGCTGCAGTCGATGATGAACCGACGTATACAATGAAGCCGGGTGAAGACTCTTCGGCGACGCGGACAATTGGTTGGCGTGAGTATCTGTTGAAACCTGTGGCAAGTATGGCAATGGCGGCTTCTGTAACAGCCGTTGTTATTCTGGGAGCTCAGCAATACGGTGGAGTTCCTGCCGGTGAAGGTTTAGCGCAAAGCACTCCGAATACTGGCTTTATTCTGCCGAATACGCCTGTCTCTGCGGATGTGTTACCGGCACAGTATGGTGATCGTACGGCGGAGACTGCTGAAGGTGAGCCTGATGTTATTCGTCTTAACCAGAGCCTCACAAAATATATTAAACAACATGAAACACTGGTTGCTGCAGAAGCATCGTCCTGGCAGCCGAACTGGGTACCTGAAGGGTATTCCCCAGTGAAAAACGGGCGCACTTCTACCGCTGAAGTTGCCGTCTTTTCTAATGGTAAGAATGCATTTACTGTGTGTGTTGAAGAACTGAAACAACAGGCTTCGCTTGAAGGCGTGACCCGGGTTGGCGACGTTGTGGCTGTCGGAAAAACACAGGATGACCGTTTTATAACCGTTGTCGGTGATGTGCCTTTAACCGTTGCAGACCGGATTGCTAATTCAGTTAAAGCAAAAGACTGA
- a CDS encoding SoxR reducing system RseC family protein — protein sequence MIEETGRVISVNDDNLVVETVKQSSCSTCSSQKNCGQSLLAKVGDGRKLKISVDNPDNLPVKPDDQVVLGVEESTFLSASLLIYLLPLVAMFVLAVCAQMAAYSEPVVIFSALAGLLVGFLAVRLISRRFGRNCRFQPVLLRVVTHI from the coding sequence ATGATTGAAGAAACAGGCCGGGTTATCTCTGTAAATGACGATAACTTGGTCGTGGAAACGGTTAAGCAGAGCAGTTGTTCAACTTGCAGTTCTCAAAAAAATTGCGGGCAAAGTTTGCTGGCAAAAGTAGGCGATGGCAGGAAGCTGAAAATCTCCGTTGATAATCCGGATAACCTGCCGGTTAAGCCTGATGATCAGGTTGTTCTGGGGGTTGAGGAAAGTACCTTCCTGAGTGCTTCGTTACTTATTTATCTGTTGCCTCTGGTTGCTATGTTTGTGCTGGCTGTATGTGCACAAATGGCAGCATATTCAGAACCTGTCGTCATTTTCAGTGCGCTGGCAGGCCTGCTGGTGGGGTTTCTGGCTGTGCGTTTAATTAGCCGGCGCTTTGGCAGAAACTGCCGTTTTCAGCCCGTCTTATTGCGTGTTGTTACTCATATCTGA
- a CDS encoding DegQ family serine endoprotease: protein MKSLHKLFSFIILFVIVAPVQAALPEFKELVKKASPAVVNISTTQSQAQRQSNFPEFEGPNGEQIPEIFRHFFRLPPGNEGSQPRRQAPQSLGSGFIISEDGYVLTNHHVIKDADEVIVRLNDRRQLEAKVIGSDERSDVALLKIDADNLPTVPMGNSDKAEVGEWVLAIGSPFGFDYSVTAGIISATDRSLSNGTYVPFIQTDVAINPGNSGGPLFNLDGEVIGINSQIYTRSGGFMGLSFAIPMNVAMDVVDQLKANGEVQRGWLGVVIQEVSRDLAESFGLDKPEGALVAKVLPGSPAEAAGLMEGDVIYSFNGMAINRSSDLPHHVGRVKPGSDAVVSVIRNGGRQNIDVAIGVLDDGAMAMNTRSPKSNKPDANRLNIQIGELDQQVKDRWNVASGVIVRRVDAGAGADAGLLPGDVITILNGQRIESAGQFGEVVADLPTGKAVPMRIVRRGSPMFIPLKLK from the coding sequence ATGAAATCATTACATAAATTATTCAGTTTTATCATTTTGTTCGTCATTGTAGCGCCTGTTCAGGCGGCATTACCTGAGTTTAAGGAACTGGTAAAAAAAGCATCGCCAGCAGTTGTTAACATCAGTACTACCCAGTCTCAGGCACAGCGGCAGAGTAATTTCCCAGAGTTTGAAGGGCCTAACGGCGAACAGATTCCTGAAATATTCAGGCATTTCTTCCGTTTGCCTCCGGGTAATGAAGGTTCCCAGCCACGCCGTCAGGCGCCTCAGTCACTGGGTTCCGGGTTCATCATTTCTGAAGACGGTTACGTGCTGACTAATCACCACGTGATTAAAGATGCGGATGAGGTCATTGTTCGTCTTAATGATCGTCGGCAACTGGAAGCAAAGGTGATTGGTTCGGATGAACGTTCGGACGTAGCGCTTTTGAAAATAGACGCGGATAACCTGCCAACGGTTCCGATGGGGAATTCAGATAAGGCCGAGGTGGGTGAATGGGTGCTGGCAATCGGATCGCCATTTGGATTCGATTACTCTGTAACGGCAGGCATTATCAGTGCGACAGACCGTAGCTTATCGAATGGCACCTACGTGCCGTTTATTCAGACGGACGTTGCGATTAATCCGGGTAACTCGGGTGGTCCGCTGTTTAATCTGGACGGTGAAGTTATCGGAATTAACTCGCAGATCTATACCCGTTCTGGCGGTTTTATGGGGCTTTCATTCGCGATTCCCATGAATGTGGCAATGGATGTTGTCGATCAGCTCAAGGCAAATGGCGAAGTACAGCGCGGCTGGTTAGGTGTGGTGATTCAGGAAGTCAGCCGGGATCTGGCTGAGTCTTTTGGTCTGGATAAACCAGAAGGTGCTCTGGTTGCAAAAGTATTGCCGGGCAGCCCTGCCGAGGCGGCAGGTCTGATGGAAGGTGATGTGATTTACAGTTTTAACGGAATGGCGATTAACCGTTCCAGTGATTTGCCGCATCATGTGGGCAGAGTTAAGCCCGGTTCTGATGCCGTTGTGAGCGTGATCCGTAATGGCGGCCGCCAGAATATTGATGTAGCAATTGGTGTGCTTGATGACGGTGCGATGGCCATGAATACCCGTTCGCCAAAGAGTAATAAGCCTGATGCTAACCGGCTGAATATTCAGATTGGCGAGCTGGACCAGCAGGTGAAAGATCGCTGGAATGTCGCCTCCGGGGTGATTGTGCGCCGTGTTGATGCCGGGGCTGGGGCGGATGCCGGTCTGCTACCGGGTGACGTTATTACAATACTGAACGGCCAGCGCATTGAATCTGCGGGACAGTTCGGTGAGGTGGTTGCTGATTTGCCAACAGGAAAAGCTGTGCCAATGCGAATTGTTCGCCGCGGCAGCCCAATGTTTATCCCGCTTAAACTGAAGTAA
- the lepA gene encoding translation elongation factor 4 has protein sequence MSKLDHIRNFSIIAHIDHGKSTLADRFIQTCGGLSEREMAAQVLDSMDIERERGITIKAQSVTLNYTAKDGETYQLNFIDTPGHVDFSYEVSRSLASCEGALLVVDAAQGVEAQSVANCYTALEQGLEVLPVLNKMDLPQAEPDRVRLEIEEVIGIDATDAVPCSAKSGLGIDDVLEALVETIPAPEGNVDAPLQALIIDSWFDNYLGVVSLVRVKDGVLRKKDKIVIKSTGQVQSVDSVGIFTPKRHETNELKAGEVGYVVAGIKDIHGAPVGDTITHAKTPEVESLPGFQKVQPQVYAGLFPTSSDDYEDFREALDKLTLNDASLFFEPESSDALGFGFRCGFLGMLHMEIIQERLEREYNLDLVTTAPTVIYELEMNNKDIIHIDSPSKLPDLGSINEMREPIVEANILVPQDYLGQVIGLCVDKRGVQKQMNFVGNQVQISYELPMAEVVLDFFDRLKSVSRGYASLEYNFVRFEEAKLVRLDILINGEKVDALAVILHKDNAMYRGRMLCEKMKELIPRQMFDVAIQAAIGGKIISRTTVKALRKNVTAKCYGGDVSRKKKLLQKQKEGKKRMKQVGRVEIPQDAFLAVLKVDN, from the coding sequence GTGAGTAAGCTCGATCATATTCGAAATTTTTCAATTATTGCCCATATCGACCACGGTAAATCTACCCTGGCAGACCGCTTTATTCAGACCTGCGGAGGTTTGTCTGAACGTGAAATGGCAGCCCAGGTGCTTGACTCAATGGATATTGAGCGTGAGCGCGGTATTACGATTAAGGCGCAGAGTGTCACGCTGAACTATACAGCGAAAGACGGCGAAACTTATCAGCTGAACTTTATCGATACGCCGGGGCACGTGGACTTCAGTTATGAAGTATCCCGTTCACTTGCATCCTGTGAAGGCGCTTTGCTGGTGGTTGATGCCGCGCAGGGTGTTGAAGCCCAGTCTGTTGCTAACTGTTATACAGCGCTGGAACAGGGACTGGAAGTACTGCCGGTACTGAATAAGATGGACTTGCCACAGGCTGAACCTGATCGCGTTCGGCTGGAAATTGAAGAAGTCATCGGTATTGATGCGACCGATGCCGTACCTTGCAGTGCAAAAAGTGGCCTGGGCATTGATGATGTACTCGAAGCGCTGGTGGAAACAATCCCTGCACCGGAAGGTAATGTGGATGCACCTCTTCAGGCCCTGATTATTGATTCCTGGTTTGATAACTATCTGGGTGTGGTCTCACTTGTACGTGTTAAAGACGGTGTGCTGCGTAAGAAAGATAAGATTGTTATTAAGTCGACCGGTCAGGTTCAGAGTGTCGACAGTGTCGGTATTTTTACCCCGAAACGGCATGAAACCAATGAGCTGAAAGCCGGTGAAGTAGGCTACGTTGTCGCGGGCATCAAAGACATTCATGGCGCTCCGGTAGGTGATACCATAACCCACGCCAAAACTCCTGAAGTTGAAAGCCTGCCAGGCTTCCAGAAAGTTCAGCCGCAGGTATATGCCGGCTTATTCCCGACCAGTTCAGATGACTATGAAGACTTCCGTGAGGCGCTGGATAAACTGACGCTGAACGATGCTTCTTTATTTTTTGAACCAGAATCTTCCGATGCGCTGGGTTTCGGTTTCCGCTGTGGCTTCCTTGGCATGCTGCACATGGAGATCATTCAGGAGCGTTTAGAACGTGAATATAATCTGGACCTGGTGACCACTGCACCGACAGTAATTTACGAACTTGAAATGAATAATAAAGATATTATTCATATCGACAGCCCCTCGAAACTGCCGGATCTTGGCTCTATTAACGAGATGCGTGAGCCAATCGTCGAAGCCAATATTCTGGTGCCGCAGGACTATCTTGGCCAGGTTATCGGTCTGTGCGTCGATAAGCGTGGTGTTCAGAAGCAAATGAACTTTGTCGGTAATCAGGTGCAGATTTCATATGAGCTGCCAATGGCCGAGGTGGTACTGGATTTCTTCGATCGTCTGAAGTCAGTCAGTCGGGGTTATGCTTCGCTGGAATATAATTTTGTTCGGTTTGAAGAAGCTAAGCTGGTGCGGCTTGATATTCTGATTAACGGTGAAAAAGTCGATGCACTGGCGGTTATTCTGCATAAAGATAATGCTATGTACCGTGGCCGTATGCTGTGTGAAAAGATGAAAGAACTGATTCCCCGTCAAATGTTTGATGTGGCGATTCAGGCCGCCATTGGCGGTAAAATCATTTCCCGGACAACTGTAAAAGCGCTGCGTAAAAACGTAACGGCTAAGTGTTACGGCGGTGATGTGAGCCGTAAGAAGAAACTGCTGCAAAAGCAGAAAGAAGGTAAGAAACGTATGAAGCAGGTTGGCCGTGTTGAGATTCCTCAGGACGCATTCCTGGCTGTATTAAAAGTTGATAACTAG
- the lepB gene encoding signal peptidase I translates to MDFDFALVLVALTFLAALGWVYDRVMLSANRRQRIAVAAAQAAENGTSLSDDTLDGLNKENALIDTARSLFPVLFIVLILRSFLVEPFQIPSGSMLPTLKIGDFILVNKWEYGFRLPVLGTKVIPMNDPQRGDVVVFKYPKQPAINYIKRVVGLPGDRIKYFNKVLYVNDKPQPQKVLAQLPPGKPVRALIEEQLGPVTHEMYRDLTPPRIAAEWVVPEGHYFMVGDNRDNSNDSRYWGFVPDELLVGKAFAVWMHWNTFFSVPDFGDARMIK, encoded by the coding sequence ATGGACTTTGACTTTGCACTGGTACTGGTCGCGTTAACCTTTCTGGCTGCGCTTGGGTGGGTATATGACCGGGTTATGTTGTCTGCGAACCGTCGTCAGCGGATTGCTGTTGCGGCTGCGCAGGCAGCTGAGAACGGTACCTCACTTTCTGATGATACGCTCGACGGGCTGAATAAAGAAAATGCGCTGATTGATACTGCGCGGTCTTTATTTCCGGTGTTATTCATTGTCCTTATTCTTCGTTCTTTTTTGGTAGAACCTTTCCAGATTCCGTCCGGATCTATGCTGCCAACCCTTAAAATCGGCGACTTTATACTGGTTAATAAATGGGAATACGGGTTCCGTTTGCCGGTACTGGGTACCAAGGTTATTCCGATGAATGACCCGCAGCGGGGCGATGTGGTTGTTTTCAAATACCCTAAACAGCCGGCCATTAATTACATAAAGCGGGTAGTCGGTTTACCCGGTGACCGTATTAAGTACTTTAATAAAGTGCTATATGTTAATGATAAACCCCAGCCGCAGAAGGTGCTGGCGCAGCTGCCTCCGGGTAAGCCGGTGCGGGCGCTGATCGAAGAACAGCTGGGGCCGGTGACTCACGAAATGTATCGTGATCTGACTCCGCCAAGGATTGCGGCAGAGTGGGTAGTGCCGGAAGGACATTATTTCATGGTTGGGGATAACCGCGACAACAGTAACGACAGCCGTTACTGGGGCTTTGTGCCTGATGAGTTGCTGGTTGGTAAGGCGTTTGCAGTGTGGATGCACTGGAATACCTTCTTCTCTGTCCCTGACTTTGGTGATGCAAGGATGATTAAGTAA
- a CDS encoding DUF4845 domain-containing protein has product MRRQQRGASFFSTMMILMVIGIFAAVGLKLYPVFFDHYLINSTVVDLTENQSEIAKSNREIRLSLSKRFRINQVKLPSEEALKLERNEGVLTITLNYQVEVPMFFNVAALVKFDEKYEVIPR; this is encoded by the coding sequence ATGAGACGACAACAGCGTGGTGCATCTTTTTTTTCAACCATGATGATTCTGATGGTCATCGGTATTTTTGCAGCCGTGGGCCTGAAGCTATACCCGGTTTTTTTTGATCATTACCTGATCAATTCAACGGTTGTTGATCTGACTGAAAATCAGTCAGAAATTGCCAAATCGAACCGGGAAATCCGGTTGTCGTTATCGAAACGTTTCCGCATAAATCAGGTTAAGCTGCCTTCAGAAGAAGCGCTGAAACTGGAACGGAACGAAGGTGTATTAACTATTACACTGAATTACCAGGTCGAAGTGCCAATGTTCTTTAACGTTGCTGCTTTGGTAAAGTTTGATGAGAAGTATGAAGTGATTCCCCGTTGA
- the rnc gene encoding ribonuclease III: protein MIKSVTELARKLNYTFKDESLAELAVTHRSHGKRNNERLEFLGDSILNFVIAEALFKRFPEAKEGQLSRLRAQLVKGETLAEIAREMKLGDYLKLGSGELKSGGFRRDSILADAVEAIIGAIYLDSDMEVCRGYVLRWYKERLEQTNLQNTQKDSKTRLQEFLQSRRVALPEYELMSVEGEAHQQTFYIRCTVSLLDKPTEGTGNSRRQAEQEAAREALVELKVGVA, encoded by the coding sequence ATTATTAAGTCTGTCACAGAGCTGGCCCGAAAGCTGAATTACACCTTTAAGGATGAAAGTCTTGCTGAGCTGGCTGTTACCCACCGCAGTCATGGAAAGCGGAATAACGAGCGTCTGGAGTTTCTTGGCGATTCTATTCTGAATTTTGTGATCGCTGAGGCGTTGTTTAAACGTTTTCCTGAAGCGAAAGAAGGTCAGTTAAGCCGGTTGCGGGCACAGTTGGTTAAGGGTGAAACCCTGGCCGAGATCGCCCGTGAAATGAAACTGGGAGATTATCTGAAGCTGGGGTCCGGTGAGCTGAAAAGCGGCGGCTTTCGTCGTGATTCAATTCTGGCCGATGCGGTTGAAGCGATTATCGGTGCCATTTATCTGGACAGCGATATGGAGGTCTGCCGCGGTTACGTTTTGCGCTGGTATAAAGAACGTCTCGAGCAGACGAATTTGCAGAATACCCAGAAAGATTCCAAGACCCGCCTGCAGGAGTTTTTACAGTCCCGCCGGGTTGCTTTGCCTGAATACGAACTGATGTCCGTTGAAGGGGAAGCCCATCAGCAGACATTTTATATCCGCTGTACTGTGAGCCTGCTGGATAAACCTACCGAAGGAACCGGTAACAGTCGCCGTCAGGCGGAACAGGAAGCGGCCCGTGAGGCACTTGTTGAACTGAAAGTGGGTGTCGCATGA
- the era gene encoding GTPase Era: protein MSRDLSYMLAEPNDNQHCGFVAIVGRPNVGKSTLLNYILGQKLSITSRKPQTTRHQISGIKTEGDIQAVYVDTPGLHKDQDKAINRYMNKAASSALRDVDAVIFIIDRTAWTDEDQIVFDKVQGAKCPVILAVNKIDQLEDKESLLPHLAVLSEKMDFQEIIPISAEKGTNVDRLEAAVNAQLPKSMHFYPEDQITDRSSRFLAAELVREKLMRNLGDEIPYGTTVEIEEFGRNERGILVIHALILVEREGQKRIVIGDKGAKIKGIGRDARIDMEDMFETKVMLNLWVKVRSNWSDDERALRSLGYNDLD from the coding sequence ATGAGCCGGGATCTGAGTTACATGCTGGCTGAGCCGAATGATAATCAGCATTGTGGATTTGTGGCGATCGTTGGCCGGCCTAACGTCGGTAAGTCGACGCTGCTGAATTACATTCTTGGCCAGAAGCTGAGTATTACTTCCCGTAAGCCTCAGACAACCCGTCATCAGATTTCAGGCATTAAGACTGAAGGGGACATTCAGGCGGTTTATGTCGATACGCCGGGTTTGCATAAAGACCAGGATAAAGCGATTAACCGCTACATGAATAAAGCGGCCAGTTCTGCACTCCGGGACGTGGATGCGGTGATTTTTATCATTGACCGTACCGCCTGGACAGATGAAGACCAGATCGTGTTCGACAAGGTTCAGGGGGCTAAATGCCCAGTCATTCTGGCGGTCAATAAGATTGATCAGCTGGAAGATAAAGAATCCCTGTTGCCACACCTGGCTGTGCTATCTGAAAAAATGGATTTTCAGGAAATCATTCCTATCTCTGCGGAGAAAGGCACCAATGTTGACCGGCTTGAAGCAGCGGTGAATGCGCAGCTGCCAAAAAGCATGCATTTTTATCCGGAAGATCAGATTACTGACCGCAGTTCCCGTTTTTTAGCGGCAGAACTTGTGCGTGAGAAACTGATGCGTAATCTGGGGGATGAGATCCCTTACGGTACGACGGTGGAAATCGAAGAGTTCGGCAGAAATGAGCGGGGCATCCTGGTGATTCATGCACTGATTCTGGTCGAGCGGGAAGGGCAGAAACGTATAGTTATCGGTGATAAAGGTGCCAAGATCAAAGGCATCGGGCGGGATGCCCGCATCGATATGGAAGATATGTTCGAGACCAAGGTCATGCTGAACCTGTGGGTTAAGGTCCGTTCTAACTGGTCCGATGATGAAAGGGCGCTTCGCAGCCTTGGTTATAACGATCTGGACTGA
- the recO gene encoding DNA repair protein RecO — MAFQVDAQAAYVLHSRPYRDTSALVDFFTLEHGKVSAVVKGARNPKSKFRAVLQPFTPLQISWRGRQELKTLITAEAVAAPVFLTGSALLCGLYVNELLERLLQNIDPHPRLYVYYQYVLNELLDGTDIEVALRVFERQLLQQLGYDFDFTRCLPERHYYYHPEQGFCQTSPMNKAALPAELLQAMGREEYTQAAVRKVAKRLMRQVFDHLLGHQRLRSRELFTKISIQAGAGD; from the coding sequence ATGGCGTTTCAGGTAGATGCGCAGGCCGCTTATGTTTTACATAGCCGGCCTTACCGGGACACCAGTGCGCTGGTGGACTTCTTCACACTTGAGCATGGAAAAGTCAGTGCGGTCGTGAAAGGCGCCCGCAATCCCAAGTCAAAATTCCGTGCCGTTCTGCAACCGTTCACACCTCTGCAAATTAGCTGGCGGGGCCGCCAGGAACTGAAAACGCTGATCACGGCTGAAGCTGTTGCTGCGCCGGTTTTTCTGACCGGCTCTGCGCTGTTATGCGGTTTGTATGTGAACGAACTTCTGGAACGGTTGCTGCAAAATATTGATCCGCACCCCAGACTCTATGTTTATTATCAGTATGTGCTGAATGAGTTGCTTGACGGCACCGATATAGAGGTAGCGCTGCGGGTCTTTGAGCGTCAGCTGTTACAACAGCTGGGTTATGATTTTGATTTTACCCGCTGTCTCCCTGAACGGCACTATTATTATCATCCGGAACAGGGTTTTTGCCAGACCAGTCCGATGAATAAAGCAGCTCTGCCTGCCGAGCTACTGCAGGCGATGGGGCGGGAAGAATATACTCAGGCAGCCGTCAGAAAGGTTGCCAAGCGATTAATGCGTCAGGTGTTTGATCATTTACTCGGACATCAGCGTTTACGCAGCCGTGAGTTATTCACTAAAATAAGTATTCAGGCGGGTGCCGGCGATTAG